One bacterium DNA segment encodes these proteins:
- a CDS encoding acyl-CoA dehydrogenase family protein translates to MDFAYSPKVVELQKKLQAFMDEHIYPNEELEKRQIEANRLAQPPIIEELKKKAKSAGLWNLFLPESQRGAGLTNLEYAPLCEIMGRSGMAPEVFNCAAPDTGNMEVLERYGTAEHQRQWLEPLLDGTIRSAFAMTEPDVASSDATNIRCQIRRDGDHYVINGRKWWTSGVMHPHCKILIVMGQTNPDAPPHQQQSQILVPRDTPGVTVLRHLPVFGYDDLPHGHGEVLFEDVRVPAANILLGEGRGFEIAQGRLGPGRIHHCMRVIGVAERALDALCKRVTSRVAFGKPIAEQTVTLERIAESRIAIEQARLLTLKAAYMMDTVGNKVARKEIAMIKVAAPNMAQKVVDWAIQAHGAAGVSDDFFLARAYANTRTLRLADGPDEVHRNQIGRLELREH, encoded by the coding sequence GTGGACTTCGCCTATTCGCCCAAGGTCGTCGAGCTGCAGAAGAAGCTGCAGGCGTTCATGGACGAGCACATCTACCCGAACGAGGAGTTGGAAAAGCGGCAGATCGAGGCCAACCGCCTGGCGCAGCCGCCAATCATCGAGGAGCTGAAGAAGAAGGCGAAGTCGGCTGGGCTGTGGAACCTGTTCCTGCCCGAAAGCCAGCGCGGCGCCGGGCTCACCAATCTCGAGTACGCGCCGCTGTGCGAGATCATGGGCCGTTCCGGCATGGCGCCCGAGGTCTTCAACTGCGCCGCGCCGGACACCGGCAACATGGAGGTGCTCGAGCGCTACGGCACGGCCGAACACCAGCGGCAGTGGCTCGAGCCGCTGCTCGACGGCACCATCCGCTCGGCGTTCGCGATGACCGAGCCGGACGTCGCCTCCTCCGACGCCACCAACATCCGCTGCCAGATCCGCCGCGACGGCGACCACTACGTGATCAACGGCCGCAAGTGGTGGACGTCGGGCGTCATGCACCCGCACTGCAAGATCCTGATCGTCATGGGCCAGACCAACCCCGACGCGCCGCCGCATCAGCAGCAGTCGCAGATCCTGGTGCCCCGCGACACCCCCGGCGTCACCGTGCTCCGCCACCTGCCGGTGTTCGGCTACGACGACCTGCCGCACGGCCACGGCGAGGTGCTGTTCGAGGACGTGCGGGTGCCGGCCGCCAACATCCTGCTCGGCGAGGGGCGCGGCTTCGAGATCGCCCAGGGCCGCCTCGGCCCCGGCCGCATCCACCACTGCATGCGGGTCATCGGCGTCGCCGAGCGCGCCCTCGACGCGTTGTGCAAACGGGTCACGTCGCGCGTCGCCTTCGGCAAGCCGATCGCCGAGCAGACCGTCACCCTGGAGCGCATCGCCGAATCGCGCATCGCCATCGAGCAGGCGCGCCTGCTGACCCTCAAGGCCGCGTACATGATGGACACCGTCGGCAACAAGGTGGCGCGCAAGGAGATCGCGATGATCAAGGTCGCCGCCCCCAACATGGCGCAGAAGGTCGTCGACTGGGCCATCCAGGCGCACGGCGCGGCCGGCGTCTCCGACGACTTCTTCCTCGCCCGCGCCTACGCCAACACCCGCACCCTCCGCCTCGCCGACGGCCCGGACGAGGTGCACCGGAATCAGATCGGCAGGCTCGAGCTGCGCGAGCATTGA
- a CDS encoding arylsulfatase: MADSAVSFPPPRRPPAGAPNVLLIVLDDLGFAQLGCFGGGVETPAIDALAADGLRFNHFHVTALCSPTRACVLTGRNHHAVGMGFLTDIPIGLPGYNARIPRSAAALPRLLRDAGYSTFAVGKWHLAPRWEQSASGPFDHWPLGLGFERYYGFLNGDTNQWTPELVRDNGFLEPPRRPEEGYHLTEDLADQAIRLIHDQRQATPAKPFFCYFAPGAMHAPHQAPRQWIDRFAGRFDAGWEAFRADTFARQLATGVVPAGTTLSERPAWIPEWTALPADQRRLYARMMEAFAGFLAHTDAQIGRLLAFLERVDALDDTLVLLLSDNGASAEGGPIGSFNEHRFIHDRVDELDDTLRRIDDLGGFRAYNHYAWGWAWAGNTPLRLWKRYAWLGGVRTPLIARWPRRIADRGAIRPQFCHAVDVMPTVLEAAGIAAPEVVDGVAQQPIDGASLLPVLESPGAPAPRRTQYFEMLGSRAIYHDGWKATTDHVGPQLTVEREQVSGSSDFDQDHWALFDLGTDFAEAHDIGAQHPDRLRALQELWWVEAGRNNVLPLLDSFLGRASALEPAPWGPRWQAVLLPGGGPVSEDALPPLGGGFRLLADVEVAAGSGGVICALGDWSNGWAFYLVAGRPVVAFNILGELFRFTAPAALAPGRHALVAEYQWARTGRTLHLFVDGTAVAEGPLPRRLPMRWQIGGAGLLIGRDRGFPVCDDYQPPFPFAGTIHRVVIEVPALAPPDAAQLTAAALHRE, from the coding sequence ATGGCGGACTCCGCCGTTTCCTTTCCACCGCCGCGGCGACCGCCGGCCGGCGCGCCGAACGTGCTCCTCATCGTCCTCGACGACCTCGGCTTCGCCCAGCTCGGCTGCTTCGGCGGCGGCGTCGAGACCCCGGCCATCGACGCCCTGGCGGCGGACGGCCTGCGCTTCAACCACTTCCACGTCACCGCCCTCTGCTCGCCGACCCGCGCCTGCGTGCTCACCGGCCGCAACCACCACGCCGTCGGCATGGGCTTCCTCACCGACATTCCCATCGGGCTTCCCGGCTACAACGCGCGCATCCCGCGCAGCGCCGCCGCCCTGCCCCGCCTGCTGCGCGACGCCGGCTACAGCACCTTCGCGGTCGGCAAGTGGCACCTCGCGCCGCGCTGGGAGCAGTCGGCCTCGGGCCCGTTCGATCACTGGCCGCTCGGCCTCGGCTTCGAGCGCTACTACGGCTTCCTCAATGGCGACACCAACCAGTGGACGCCCGAGCTGGTGCGCGACAACGGCTTCCTCGAGCCGCCGCGCCGTCCCGAGGAGGGCTATCACCTCACCGAGGACCTCGCCGATCAGGCCATCCGCCTCATCCACGACCAGCGCCAGGCGACGCCGGCCAAGCCGTTCTTCTGCTACTTCGCGCCCGGCGCGATGCACGCGCCGCACCAGGCGCCGCGGCAGTGGATCGACCGCTTCGCCGGCCGCTTCGACGCCGGCTGGGAGGCCTTCCGCGCCGACACCTTCGCCCGTCAGCTCGCCACGGGCGTCGTCCCCGCCGGCACGACGCTGAGCGAGCGGCCGGCGTGGATCCCCGAATGGACCGCGCTGCCCGCCGATCAGCGGCGCCTCTACGCCCGCATGATGGAAGCCTTCGCCGGTTTCCTCGCCCACACCGACGCGCAGATCGGCCGCCTGCTCGCCTTCCTGGAGCGCGTCGACGCGCTCGACGACACCCTGGTCCTGCTGCTCTCCGACAACGGCGCCAGCGCCGAGGGCGGGCCGATCGGCTCCTTCAACGAGCACCGTTTCATCCACGATCGCGTCGACGAGCTCGACGACACGCTGCGCCGCATCGACGATCTCGGCGGCTTCCGCGCCTACAACCACTACGCCTGGGGCTGGGCCTGGGCCGGCAACACCCCGCTCCGCCTGTGGAAGCGCTATGCCTGGCTGGGCGGCGTGCGCACGCCGCTGATCGCCCGCTGGCCGCGGCGCATCGCCGACCGCGGCGCCATCCGGCCGCAGTTCTGTCACGCCGTGGACGTCATGCCGACGGTGCTCGAGGCCGCCGGCATCGCCGCGCCCGAGGTCGTCGACGGCGTCGCCCAGCAGCCGATCGACGGCGCCTCGCTGCTGCCGGTCCTCGAGTCGCCGGGCGCGCCGGCGCCGCGCCGCACCCAGTACTTCGAGATGCTCGGCAGCCGCGCCATCTACCACGACGGCTGGAAGGCGACGACCGACCACGTCGGCCCGCAGCTCACCGTCGAGCGCGAGCAGGTGTCGGGCAGCAGCGACTTCGACCAGGACCACTGGGCGCTGTTCGACCTCGGCACCGACTTCGCCGAGGCCCACGACATCGGCGCGCAGCACCCCGATCGGCTGCGCGCCCTGCAGGAGCTGTGGTGGGTGGAGGCGGGGCGCAACAACGTCCTGCCGCTGCTCGATTCGTTCCTCGGTCGCGCCAGCGCGCTCGAACCGGCGCCGTGGGGACCGCGCTGGCAGGCGGTGCTGCTGCCGGGCGGCGGGCCGGTGTCGGAGGACGCGTTGCCGCCCCTGGGGGGCGGCTTCCGGCTGCTCGCCGACGTCGAGGTCGCCGCCGGGAGCGGCGGCGTCATCTGCGCCCTCGGCGACTGGAGCAACGGCTGGGCGTTCTACCTCGTCGCCGGACGGCCGGTCGTCGCCTTCAACATCCTCGGCGAGCTCTTCCGCTTCACCGCGCCAGCGGCGCTGGCCCCCGGCCGGCACGCGCTGGTCGCCGAGTACCAGTGGGCGCGCACCGGCCGCACGCTGCACCTGTTCGTCGACGGCACCGCGGTCGCCGAGGGCCCGCTGCCGCGCCGCCTGCCGATGCGCTGGCAGATCGGCGGCGCCGGCCTGCTGATCGGCCGCGACCGCGGCTTTCCGGTATGCGACGACTACCAGCCTCCCTTCCCGTTCGCCGGCACCATCCACCGCGTCGTCATCGAGGTGCCGGCGCTCGCGCCCCCCGACGCCGCCCAGCTCACCGCGGCGGCGCTGCATCGCGAGTGA
- a CDS encoding TetR/AcrR family transcriptional regulator — protein MKRGRYQKSDISRERILEAASAVFATRGYAGAGVDRLAERSGIAKTAIYYHFGNKEGLLAAVLERAATQWIDAIQSAASEGGDPLQRLDRALAGMRAMLEERPWIYKLFQILALEVADEKPEIRATLRAILDKARTAIVDGMREALGTSVPGGELIASTMLAMLDGISLGMQIDDTLSLDESFSELRRLVAFMVTTRLNPELARLFEQPLESLRSAAPPSPQQGDTNDERSGQSER, from the coding sequence ATGAAGCGCGGGCGCTACCAGAAGAGCGACATCAGCCGTGAGCGGATCCTCGAAGCCGCCAGCGCGGTGTTCGCGACCCGCGGCTACGCGGGCGCCGGTGTGGATCGGCTGGCGGAGCGCTCGGGAATCGCCAAGACCGCCATCTACTACCATTTCGGCAACAAGGAGGGGCTGCTGGCGGCGGTCCTGGAACGGGCGGCGACGCAGTGGATCGACGCCATCCAGTCGGCCGCCAGCGAGGGCGGCGATCCGCTGCAGCGCCTGGACCGCGCCCTCGCCGGCATGCGCGCCATGCTCGAGGAGCGGCCGTGGATCTACAAGCTGTTCCAGATCCTGGCGCTCGAGGTGGCGGACGAGAAGCCGGAGATCCGCGCCACCCTGCGCGCCATCCTCGACAAGGCGCGCACCGCGATCGTCGACGGCATGCGCGAGGCGCTCGGCACCTCGGTGCCCGGCGGCGAGCTGATCGCCAGCACCATGTTGGCGATGCTCGACGGCATCTCGCTCGGCATGCAGATCGACGACACGCTGTCCCTCGACGAGAGCTTCAGCGAGCTGCGGCGCCTCGTCGCCTTCATGGTGACGACCAGGCTGAATCCGGAGCTGGCGCGGCTGTTCGAGCAGCCGCTCGAGTCGCTGCGCTCGGCGGCGCCGCCGAGCCCGCAGCAGGGAGACACGAACGATGAGCGCAGTGGCCAGTCTGAGCGGTGA
- a CDS encoding diiron oxygenase — MSAVASLSGELPQEERARVDAEEAYRRLLARLSHQSVVKHYDAYADVPWDDPAFAIDAEDPRWELSERDPLGATAWYRAQPAPIRARIGLHMIATFARIGWQFESVLKRGLLEFALRLPENAPEFRYCYHEVIEEAQHSLIFHEFVQRTGLATRPPRILGVGDRLVVGFARRFPELFFFFVLAGEDPIDYTQREMLQGERALHPLLERISRIHVTEEARHIAFARHYLRRNVPKLRGPKLFILRLRTAIVMTIASRMMSRPSRHVVRTYGIPAEVLREAYGPGSKGADYIKRALFKPRELCWELGVLNERWAGLWKRLGIYAPAGSPV; from the coding sequence ATGAGCGCAGTGGCCAGTCTGAGCGGTGAGCTGCCGCAGGAGGAACGGGCGCGCGTCGATGCCGAGGAGGCGTACCGGCGGCTGCTCGCCCGCCTCTCGCACCAGTCGGTGGTGAAGCACTACGACGCCTACGCCGACGTGCCCTGGGACGATCCCGCCTTCGCCATCGATGCGGAGGATCCGCGCTGGGAGCTGAGCGAGCGGGATCCGCTCGGCGCCACCGCCTGGTACCGGGCGCAGCCGGCGCCGATCCGCGCCCGCATCGGCCTGCACATGATCGCCACCTTCGCCCGCATCGGCTGGCAGTTCGAGAGCGTCCTGAAGCGCGGCCTGCTGGAATTCGCCCTCCGCCTGCCGGAGAACGCGCCGGAGTTCCGCTACTGCTACCACGAGGTGATCGAGGAGGCGCAGCACTCGCTGATCTTCCACGAGTTCGTGCAGCGCACCGGCCTGGCGACCCGCCCGCCGCGCATCCTCGGCGTCGGCGACCGCCTGGTGGTCGGCTTCGCGCGCCGCTTTCCGGAGCTGTTCTTCTTCTTCGTCCTCGCCGGCGAGGATCCGATCGACTACACGCAGCGCGAGATGCTGCAGGGCGAGCGCGCGCTGCACCCGCTGCTCGAGCGCATCAGCCGCATCCACGTCACCGAGGAGGCGCGCCACATCGCCTTCGCGCGCCACTACCTGCGCCGCAACGTGCCGAAGCTGCGCGGGCCGAAGCTGTTCATCCTGCGCCTGCGCACGGCGATCGTGATGACCATCGCCTCGCGCATGATGAGCCGGCCATCGCGGCACGTGGTGCGCACCTACGGCATTCCAGCGGAGGTGCTGCGCGAGGCCTACGGTCCGGGTTCGAAGGGCGCCGACTACATCAAGCGCGCCCTCTTCAAGCCGCGCGAGCTGTGCTGGGAGCTGGGGGTGCTGAACGAGCGCTGGGCCGGGCTCTGGAAGCGGCTCGGCATCTACGCCCCCGCGGGCTCTCCCGTCTGA
- a CDS encoding DEAD/DEAH box helicase family protein — MPERFTDAAAAALRAAIEDAGGNEVFALGSVGDDGLVSDVRILARGNRHAAPAILQVPRPGEVVIHNHPSGVLRPSDADLSIASALGNGGVGAYLVDNAVARVYVVVEPHRPATPAAVDAAAAAALLSADGAVGAALDGFEERPQQLAMLRAVATAFNDDGILSVEAGTGTGKSLAYLVPAILWSRANQQRVVISTHTINLQEQLVHKDLPLLTQRAGLEARVALVKGRGNYLCKRKAAQAEAQPTLLVEDELLGELRQVLAWATQTADGSLADLAVRPRPEVWEQVVSENDNCLRARCPYYSSCFFYSARRAAAAADILVANHHLLMADLALRAEVGDYTQSGVLPPSGRVIIDEAHHLEDVATSYFGAQASLAMIERACGRLQSRRQTGKGILPALALALDAVDDAADEPIATGAAHWIDGRLAAACPSVVAEATDCFDALCAAFDALPLRRGDERAAKLRITEAVRDTAFWRELVERTGRLARALDAFAGDFAGVLERIDRLSEHVAPQIRYLATELAAVGNRLRALAEALVDFTEDARGHCAWIERRQRANGAVSLSLHRAPIAVGAQLAAALFDPFATAVLTSATLTVNGRFDFLHQRVGIDRVRLPERVDTLRVASPFAFARQALLVVPADLPEPNAAGHDAASHDAMRHVLAATRGGTFLLFTSYAALNRAWFELANGLRAGGYLPLRQGELSRQMLLRRFAADPRAVLFATDSFWEGVDVRGDALRCVVIARLPFRVPSEPLEEARVEAIAERGGDPFAEHTVPQAAIKLQQGFGRLIRSRSDRGCVVILDSRIASKAYGQVFLASLPPARRVIGPTRQVLAEVEAFFARGAPPPPVF, encoded by the coding sequence ATGCCGGAGCGGTTCACCGATGCGGCGGCGGCGGCGCTGCGGGCCGCGATCGAGGACGCCGGCGGCAACGAGGTGTTCGCGCTCGGCAGCGTCGGCGACGACGGTCTGGTCAGCGACGTCCGCATCCTGGCGCGCGGCAACCGCCACGCCGCGCCGGCGATCCTGCAGGTGCCGCGCCCCGGCGAGGTGGTGATCCACAACCACCCGAGCGGCGTGCTGCGGCCGTCGGATGCCGACCTCTCGATCGCCTCCGCGCTCGGCAACGGCGGTGTCGGCGCCTACCTCGTCGACAATGCCGTCGCCCGGGTCTACGTCGTCGTCGAACCGCACCGCCCGGCCACGCCCGCCGCGGTCGACGCCGCCGCCGCCGCCGCGCTGTTGTCGGCCGACGGCGCCGTCGGCGCCGCGCTGGACGGCTTCGAGGAGCGGCCGCAACAGTTGGCGATGCTGCGCGCCGTGGCCACGGCGTTCAACGACGACGGCATCCTCAGCGTCGAGGCCGGCACCGGCACCGGCAAGTCGCTCGCCTACCTCGTGCCGGCGATCCTCTGGAGCCGCGCCAACCAGCAGCGGGTGGTGATCTCGACCCACACCATCAACCTGCAGGAGCAGCTCGTGCACAAGGACCTGCCGCTGCTCACCCAGCGCGCCGGGCTCGAGGCCCGCGTCGCCCTGGTCAAGGGCCGCGGCAACTACCTCTGCAAGCGCAAGGCGGCGCAGGCCGAAGCGCAGCCGACGCTGCTGGTCGAGGACGAGCTGCTGGGCGAGCTGCGGCAGGTGCTCGCGTGGGCGACGCAGACCGCGGACGGCAGCCTCGCCGATCTGGCGGTGCGGCCGCGGCCGGAGGTGTGGGAGCAGGTGGTGTCGGAGAACGACAACTGCCTGCGCGCCCGCTGTCCCTACTACTCGAGCTGCTTCTTCTACAGCGCCCGCCGCGCCGCGGCGGCGGCCGACATCCTGGTCGCCAACCACCACCTGCTGATGGCCGATCTGGCGCTGCGGGCCGAGGTCGGCGATTACACCCAGAGCGGCGTCCTGCCGCCCAGCGGCCGGGTGATCATCGACGAAGCGCACCACCTGGAGGACGTCGCCACCAGTTACTTCGGCGCCCAGGCCAGCCTGGCGATGATCGAGCGCGCCTGCGGCCGCCTGCAGAGCCGGCGGCAGACCGGCAAGGGCATCCTGCCGGCGCTGGCGCTGGCGCTCGATGCCGTCGACGATGCCGCCGACGAGCCGATCGCCACCGGCGCCGCGCACTGGATCGACGGCCGCCTCGCCGCCGCCTGTCCGAGCGTCGTCGCCGAGGCGACCGACTGCTTCGACGCGCTCTGCGCCGCCTTCGACGCCCTGCCCCTGCGCCGCGGCGACGAGCGCGCCGCCAAGCTGCGGATCACCGAGGCGGTGCGCGACACCGCCTTCTGGCGCGAGCTGGTGGAGCGCACCGGCCGCCTCGCGCGCGCCCTCGACGCCTTCGCGGGCGACTTCGCGGGCGTCCTCGAGCGCATCGACCGGCTCTCCGAGCACGTCGCGCCGCAGATCCGCTATCTCGCCACCGAGCTCGCCGCCGTCGGCAACCGGCTGCGCGCCCTCGCCGAGGCGCTGGTCGACTTCACCGAGGACGCCCGCGGCCACTGCGCCTGGATCGAGCGCCGCCAGCGCGCCAACGGCGCCGTCAGCCTGTCGCTGCACCGGGCGCCGATCGCCGTCGGCGCCCAGCTCGCGGCGGCGCTCTTCGACCCCTTCGCGACCGCGGTGCTCACCTCGGCGACGCTGACCGTGAACGGGCGCTTCGACTTCCTGCACCAGCGCGTCGGCATCGACCGGGTGCGCCTGCCGGAGCGCGTCGACACCCTGCGGGTCGCTTCGCCGTTCGCCTTCGCGCGCCAGGCGCTGCTCGTCGTCCCCGCCGACCTGCCGGAGCCGAACGCCGCCGGCCACGACGCCGCCAGCCACGACGCCATGCGCCACGTCCTGGCCGCCACCCGCGGCGGCACCTTCCTGCTCTTCACCTCGTATGCGGCGCTCAACCGCGCCTGGTTCGAGCTCGCCAACGGGCTGCGCGCCGGCGGCTATCTGCCGCTGCGCCAGGGCGAGCTCAGCCGCCAGATGCTGCTCCGCCGCTTCGCCGCCGATCCGCGGGCGGTGCTGTTCGCGACCGACAGCTTCTGGGAGGGCGTCGACGTGCGCGGCGACGCGCTGCGCTGCGTCGTCATCGCCCGCCTGCCCTTTCGCGTCCCCAGCGAACCGCTGGAGGAAGCGCGGGTCGAGGCGATCGCCGAGCGCGGCGGCGATCCGTTCGCCGAGCACACCGTGCCGCAGGCGGCGATCAAGCTGCAACAGGGCTTCGGCCGCCTCATCCGCAGCCGCAGCGATCGCGGCTGCGTCGTGATCCTCGACAGCCGCATCGCCAGCAAGGCCTACGGCCAGGTGTTCCTCGCCTCGCTGCCGCCGGCGCGCCGGGTGATCGGCCCCACCCGTCAGGTGCTGGCCGAGGTCGAGGCGTTCTTCGCCCGCGGCGCGCCGCCGCCACCGGTCTTTTGA
- a CDS encoding carbon-nitrogen hydrolase → MITTVGLVQMRCGGDVRANLDRAIAGIEEAAGRGAQLVCLQELFRSQYFCQSEDTATFELAEPIPGPSSEAIGRVAKARGVTVVASLFEKRAEGVFHNTAVLVGADGAIAGMYRKMHIPDDPLYYEKYYFTPGDVGFRSFDTGHGRVGALVCWDQWFPEAARLTALRGAELLVYPTAIGWHPREKDEHGAAQYDAWQTIQRSHAIANGVFVVAVNRVGLEGNLEFWGGSFVADPFGRVLARASHDREEVLVVACDRRLIAETRRNWPFLRDRRIDAYDGLLKRYLD, encoded by the coding sequence ATGATCACGACCGTGGGCCTGGTGCAGATGCGCTGCGGAGGCGACGTGCGGGCGAACCTCGATCGCGCCATCGCCGGCATCGAGGAGGCGGCGGGCAGGGGAGCGCAGCTCGTCTGCCTGCAGGAGCTCTTCCGTTCGCAGTACTTCTGCCAGTCCGAGGACACCGCGACCTTCGAGCTCGCCGAGCCGATTCCCGGCCCGAGCAGCGAGGCGATCGGCCGGGTGGCGAAGGCGCGCGGCGTCACCGTGGTGGCGTCGCTGTTCGAGAAGCGCGCCGAGGGCGTGTTCCACAATACCGCGGTGCTGGTCGGCGCCGATGGCGCCATCGCCGGCATGTACCGCAAGATGCACATCCCGGACGATCCGCTCTACTACGAGAAGTACTACTTCACGCCCGGCGACGTCGGGTTCCGCAGCTTCGACACCGGGCACGGCCGGGTCGGCGCCCTGGTGTGCTGGGACCAGTGGTTCCCCGAGGCGGCCCGCCTCACCGCGCTGCGCGGCGCCGAGCTGCTCGTCTACCCGACGGCGATCGGCTGGCACCCGCGCGAGAAGGACGAGCACGGGGCGGCGCAGTACGACGCCTGGCAGACCATCCAGCGCAGCCACGCCATCGCCAACGGCGTCTTCGTCGTCGCCGTCAACCGCGTCGGCCTCGAGGGCAACCTGGAGTTCTGGGGCGGCTCCTTCGTCGCCGATCCGTTCGGCCGCGTCCTGGCGCGCGCCAGCCACGATCGCGAGGAGGTGCTGGTGGTGGCGTGCGATCGCAGACTGATCGCCGAGACGCGGCGCAACTGGCCGTTTCTCCGCGATCGTCGGATCGACGCCTACGACGGGCTGCTGAAGCGCTACCTCGACTGA
- a CDS encoding agmatine deiminase family protein, whose product MPAEWEPHAATWLSWPHKAASWPGKLERIPPLWVEMVRHLVVGELVHLLVNDAAPAATVRGMLERAGVGLERVRLHEVPTDDAWMRDHGPTFITRGSELALVDWRYNAWGGKYPPWENDDRVPRAVAELLDAPRFEPDLVLEGGSIDVDGAGTLLTTEQCLLNPNRNPGRSRAEIEQALCDYLGARRVLWLGDGILGDDTDGHVDDLTRFVAPATVVTAVEEDPADPNHAPLQENLRRLRAMRDAGDRPLRLITLPMPAPVEYEGQRLPASYANFYIGNAVVLVPVFDCANDARALATLREVFPTRRVVGIAATDMVWGLGACHCVTQQQPAAPAAVGA is encoded by the coding sequence ATGCCGGCGGAATGGGAGCCGCACGCCGCCACCTGGCTGTCGTGGCCGCACAAGGCCGCGTCGTGGCCCGGCAAGCTGGAGCGCATCCCGCCGCTCTGGGTCGAAATGGTGCGCCACCTGGTGGTCGGCGAGCTGGTCCACCTGCTGGTGAACGACGCCGCGCCGGCGGCGACGGTGCGGGGCATGCTCGAGCGCGCCGGCGTGGGGCTGGAGCGCGTGCGCCTGCACGAGGTGCCGACCGACGATGCCTGGATGCGCGACCACGGGCCGACCTTCATCACCCGCGGCAGCGAGCTGGCGCTGGTCGACTGGCGCTACAACGCCTGGGGCGGCAAGTACCCGCCGTGGGAGAACGACGACCGCGTGCCGCGGGCGGTCGCCGAGCTGCTCGACGCGCCGCGCTTCGAGCCCGACCTCGTGCTGGAGGGCGGCTCGATCGACGTCGACGGCGCCGGTACCCTGCTGACCACCGAGCAGTGCCTGCTGAACCCGAACCGCAACCCCGGGCGCTCGCGGGCCGAGATCGAACAGGCGCTCTGCGACTACCTCGGGGCGCGGCGCGTGCTGTGGCTCGGCGACGGCATCCTCGGCGACGACACCGACGGCCACGTCGACGACCTCACCCGCTTCGTCGCGCCGGCGACGGTGGTCACCGCGGTCGAGGAGGATCCGGCGGATCCGAACCACGCCCCGCTGCAGGAGAACCTGCGGCGCCTGCGCGCCATGCGCGACGCCGGCGACCGGCCGCTGCGGCTGATCACCCTGCCGATGCCGGCGCCGGTGGAATACGAGGGCCAACGCCTGCCGGCGTCGTACGCGAACTTCTACATCGGCAACGCCGTCGTGCTGGTGCCGGTGTTCGACTGCGCCAACGATGCCCGCGCCCTGGCGACGCTGCGCGAGGTGTTCCCCACCCGGCGAGTGGTCGGCATCGCCGCCACCGACATGGTGTGGGGCCTCGGCGCCTGCCACTGCGTGACCCAGCAGCAGCCGGCAGCGCCCGCGGCCGTCGGCGCGTGA